In Perognathus longimembris pacificus isolate PPM17 unplaced genomic scaffold, ASM2315922v1 HiC_scaffold_5103, whole genome shotgun sequence, a single window of DNA contains:
- the LOC125345017 gene encoding golgin subfamily A member 2-like codes for MWIGLQEQLSSGLHPLCLDHKFLATPSVSSHFSLTNGMPDLGPHPYPLLPNSPGIPSVGLHHSQPLREVEVAEWCQRKSISDRLGMWRFCLACCPRARRSEQSRENETAAANQRRQENQQNCPASAPAQLNTKKKPIKGDHPKRNTTGYGQSTEPTAKKHASPEPVLPLCSWRPSSRVESLTAPKNTEELQRHYQHLLLTLHSRKLRNQQLSSELHQVKKEKKHLQHEHRRENCRRAQENEALQTELEAHKLAIQMLVSEEPNLRCALARIQLVVNEKLREQEGSFSHHPPRHQRAAQQHVGQQEIALSPVTTQRVDTQKKKLQLLEDQEKSRISDLEEINSELQRKLEVLWTQKLNMQSRIQKLQKASEERAVLKRQVDNLRRVVKTMRSERDNVAMSLRRESALWEDMVREHLAELQPPAGPAQAAQQLQTQALQMQDELKDLKQQLQSQLQENHSLRLQNLEQQERLWRLEQAAEEAIPRPAKDRDTETATCTHVQDREMQDQLAQLHDAAHRLRAEKEELASALSAEQILKKQLQEKLEQQEKDFQKWKEVAKRASQEAQELQELQGQYRTQLQELRATCDQHTASNRQLSSEKEALQEHLQRQTQLLEQLKQEQIQSTLLAQTEREQLQDTLQCLEAAWQQNEQLQAKLSVLGSPPEGQGVSNAEERGEEATPLDVTVPDDVESPQVMRDFYENALSAAEAKEVKLRQQLLEQQRKQDTQVPKRELQICFSPDLPDKVDFQSAADGLQQRCSRLSEHIAAIENSLIACREQIETLETLHQEKWEQVDLLSQEKQQKKQELQELLLHLAGKVVTCQDKMQGDTEPPAADTTSDLAGPMKTECSKEDDGSKDYDVEPSTVEAEGPCPLEPSTTQLGGMGNERPITFWCKLKNMMNIQ; via the exons ATGTGGATAGGGCTGCAGGAGCAGCTCTCATCAGGACTCCACCCATTGTGCCTGGATCACAAGTTTCTGGCCACACCCTCTGTTAGTTCACACTTTTCTCTGACCAATGGGATGCCAGACTTGGGGCCACACCCATATCCTCTGCTGCCTAATAGCCCTGGTATTCCCTCTGTTGGCTTACACCACTCCCAGCCGTtgagggaggtggaggtggccgagTGGTGTCAGCGAAAATCA ATTTCAGACCGCCTGGGAATGTGGCGATTCTGTCTTGCCTGCTGCCCCAGGGCTCGAAGGTCTGAACAATCGAGAGAAAATGAAACAGCTGCAGCAAATCAACGACGGCAAGAAAACCAGCAGAATTGTCCTGCAAGTGCACCTGCACAattgaacacaaagaagaaacCGATCAAGGGCGATCATCCCAAGAGAAACACCACTGGGTATGGTCAATCAACTGAGCCTACTGCCAAAAAGCACGCCTCCCCTGAGCCTGTCCTGCCTTTGTGCAGCTGGAGACCTTCCTCCAGGGTGGAGAGTCTCACAgctcccaagaacaccgaggAGCTGCAGAGGCACTACCAACACCTGCTGCTTACCCTGCACTCCAGAAAGTTACGAAACCAACAGCTCTCCAGTGAGCTCCaccaagtgaagaaagaaaagaaacacctgcAGCATGAACACCGAAGAGAGAATTGCAGGAGAGCCCAAGAGAACGAGGCACTGCAAACAGAATTGGAAGCTCACAAGCTAGCCATACAGATGTTGGTTTCTGAAGAACCCAATTTACGCTGTGCCCTGGCTCGCATCCAGCTGGTGGTTAATGAGAAACTAAGGGAGCAGGAAGGCTCATTTAGTCACCACCCACCACGCCACCAGCGGGCTGCACAGCAGCATGTTGGACAGCAAGAGATAGCATTGTCCCCAGTCACCACCCAACGGGTTGACACtcaaaaaaagaagctccagCTCCTGGAAGACCAGGAGAAGAGCAGAATTTCTGATTTGGAGGAAATCAACAGCGAATTACAAAGGAAACTGGAAGTCCTCTGGACCCAAAAGCTCAACATGCAGAGCAGAATTCAGAAGCTGCAAAAGGCATCAGAGGAGCGGGCAGTGCTGAAACGGCAAGTGGACAACCTGAGAAGGGTGGTGAAGACCATGAGGTCAGAAAGGGACAACGTTGCCATGTCCCTGAGGAGGGAGAGTGCCCTGTGGGAGGACATG GTTAGAGAACACCTGGCAGAGCTGCAGCCCCCTGCAGGACCAGCTCAGGCTGCACAGCAGCTGCAGACCCAGGCCTTGCAGATGCAGGACGAGTTAAAGGACCTGAAGCAACAGCTGCAATCTCAACTGCAGGAAAACCACAGCCTccgtctccagaacctggagcaacaGGAGCGGCTGTGGAGACTGGAACAGGCAGCCGAGGAAGCCATTCCTAGGCCTGCCAAGGATCGGGACACGGAGACCgcgacatgcacacatgtgcaagaCAGAGAGATGCAAGaccagctggcccagctgcacGACGCTGCGCACCGGCTGAGGGCTGAGAAGGAGGAGCTCGCCAGCGCCCTGAGCGCAGAGCAAATCCTGAAGAAACAGCTGCAGGAAAAGCTGGAGCAGCAGGAGAAGGATTTCCAGAAATGGAAAGAGGTGGCGAAGAGAGCGAGCCAGGAAgctcaggagctgcaggagctgcaggGCCAATACCGGACACAGCTGCAGGAACTCAGAGCCACCTGCGATCAGCACACAGCCTCCAATCGGCAGCTGAGCTCAGAAAAGGAGGCCCTGCAGGAGCACCTGCAGAGgcagacccagctgctggagcagctgaagcaggagcaaATACAGAGCACGTTGCTGGCCCAGACAGAAAGGGAACAGTTGCAGGACACTCTCCAATGCCTGGAAGCAGCATGGCAGCAGAACGAGCAACTGCAGGCCAAGCTGAGCGTCCTGGGTTCCCCTCCAGAAGGCCAAGGAGTGAGTAATGcggaagaaaggggggaggaggcaaCCCCACTCGACGTTACCGTCCCTGACGATGTAGAGAGCCCTCAAGTAATGAGGGATTTTTATGAAAATGCACTCTCAGCTGCTGAAGCCAAAGAGGTAAAACTCCGCcagcagctgctggagcagcag aggaagcaggacacACAGGTGCCCAAGAGGGAGCTGCAAATCTGCTTCAGCCCCGACCTGCCTGACAAGGTGGACTTCCAGAGTGCAGCAGATGGCCTGCAACAGCGATGCAGCCGGCTGTCAGAGCACATCGCCGCCATCGAAAACTCCCTCATTGCCTGCAGAGAGCAGATAGAAACCCTGGAGACCCTGCATCAAGAGAAATGGGAGCAAGTCGATCTACTGTCCCAGGAGAAACAACAGAAGAAGCAGGAGCTGCAGGAGTTGCTGTTGCATCTTGCAGGTAAAGTCGTGACATGCCAGGACAAGATGCAGGGAGACACCGAGCCCCCTGCTGCTGACACCACTTCAGACTTGGCAGGCCCCATGAAGACTGAATGTAGCAAGGAGGATGATGGTAGCAAGGATTATGACGTGGAACCATCCACAGTAGAGGCTGAGGGGCCGTGCCCCCTAGAGCCATCCACCACACAGCTTGGGGGCATGGGCAATGAACGCCCCATCACCTTCTGGTGCAAACTGAAGAACATGATGAATATCCAATAA